The following proteins come from a genomic window of Hymenobacter canadensis:
- a CDS encoding DUF4153 domain-containing protein, with product MNSSLPVSAADFAGLAPAPRLTLSTLQKVALPVGAILFDLLFWHERAGLNMLLYTLLMVGVTVAGLPRHAPQWRSGGFRLALAGTLLSAAMVAWYGSGAALLACVASLAVWLGFVNQPHLRLVAYALATALVSAWQVVPRLLTLLRLPGDLGSRFGRSWYYGRLLGVPLLALGVFHVLFLIANPRYEAVASQVLDWAGEWLAALFANFSVPHLLFFGLGLLLTGAALVLVPVHYFADSESRFGEFVRRQRNRVASFGVRQPDFREQRFRALDLRKEYLVALSLLVLVNVLLLAVNAIDINWLWFGFEPAPGFDLTQFVHEGTYVLILSILVAMGIVLWFFRRNLNFYRPGLRVLRSLATVWVLQNAVLAVSVGLRNYYYILHTGLAYKRIGVYGFLLLTFFGLATVLLKIWQRRSAYSLVRLNALAAYLLLLGFAVGNWEIWIARYNLRPQLQTLDYGFLLDMPDRVLPELAAHEDVLTRRHLVHEAYNGTWEKLEPLDAQRRLRQRLQEFRALQEARHWPSYTVADWQAYQTISQ from the coding sequence ATGAATTCCTCGCTGCCTGTTTCTGCCGCCGATTTTGCTGGCCTCGCGCCGGCTCCGCGCCTCACGCTCAGTACCCTGCAAAAAGTGGCGCTGCCGGTGGGTGCCATCCTCTTTGACCTGCTGTTCTGGCACGAGCGGGCCGGCCTGAATATGTTGCTCTACACGCTGCTGATGGTGGGCGTGACGGTGGCCGGCCTGCCCCGGCACGCACCGCAATGGCGCTCCGGCGGGTTTCGGCTGGCGCTGGCGGGCACGCTGCTGAGCGCGGCCATGGTGGCCTGGTACGGCTCGGGGGCGGCGCTACTGGCCTGCGTGGCGTCGTTGGCGGTGTGGCTGGGCTTCGTGAACCAGCCCCACCTGCGGCTGGTGGCCTACGCGCTGGCTACGGCGCTGGTCAGCGCCTGGCAGGTGGTGCCGCGGCTGCTGACGCTGCTGCGCCTGCCCGGCGACCTGGGCAGCCGCTTCGGCCGTAGCTGGTACTACGGGCGGCTGCTGGGCGTGCCGTTGCTGGCGCTGGGGGTGTTTCACGTGCTGTTCCTGATTGCCAATCCGCGCTACGAGGCGGTGGCCAGCCAGGTGCTCGACTGGGCAGGGGAGTGGCTGGCGGCGCTGTTCGCCAACTTTTCGGTGCCGCACCTGCTGTTTTTCGGGCTGGGTTTGCTGCTGACCGGGGCCGCGCTGGTGCTGGTGCCGGTGCATTACTTCGCCGATTCGGAGTCGCGCTTCGGCGAGTTTGTGAGGCGGCAGCGCAACCGGGTGGCTTCGTTCGGGGTGCGCCAGCCCGATTTCCGGGAGCAGCGTTTTCGCGCCCTCGACCTGCGCAAGGAATACCTGGTGGCGCTCAGTTTGCTGGTGCTCGTGAACGTGCTGCTGCTGGCCGTCAACGCCATCGACATCAATTGGCTGTGGTTTGGCTTCGAGCCGGCTCCCGGATTCGACCTCACGCAGTTTGTGCACGAAGGCACCTACGTGCTCATTCTGAGCATTCTGGTGGCCATGGGCATTGTGCTGTGGTTTTTCCGCCGCAACCTGAACTTCTACCGGCCCGGCCTGCGGGTGCTGCGCAGCCTGGCCACGGTGTGGGTGCTGCAGAATGCGGTGCTAGCCGTGTCGGTAGGCTTGCGCAACTACTACTACATCCTGCACACGGGCCTAGCCTACAAGCGCATCGGGGTGTACGGATTTCTGCTGCTGACCTTTTTCGGGCTGGCCACGGTGCTGCTCAAGATCTGGCAGCGGCGCTCGGCCTACTCGCTGGTGCGCCTCAATGCGCTGGCCGCCTATCTGCTGCTGCTAGGCTTTGCAGTCGGCAACTGGGAAATCTGGATTGCGCGCTACAACCTGCGCCCCCAGCTCCAGACCCTCGACTACGGCTTCCTGCTGGACATGCCCGACCGGGTGCTGCCCGAGCTGGCCGCCCATGAAGACGTGCTCACCCGCCGCCACCTCGTGCACGAAGCCTACAATGGCACCTGGGAGAAGCTGGAGCCGCTGGATGCCCAGCGCCGTCTACGCCAGCGGCTGCAGGAATTCCGCGCCCTGCAGGAAGCCCGCCACTGGCCCAGCTACACCGTTGCCGACTGGCAGGCCTACCAGACCATCAGCCAGTAA
- a CDS encoding winged helix-turn-helix domain-containing protein: protein MKHVIHTLNKAFDHRVRLGVMAVLMANDVVSFNDLKETLELTDGNLASHVAALEKAGYVQVSKQFVGKKPNTTYTASADGKTAFQEHLAALEKLLRG, encoded by the coding sequence TTGAAACACGTCATCCACACGCTCAATAAAGCCTTTGACCACCGCGTGCGGCTGGGTGTGATGGCCGTGCTGATGGCCAACGACGTGGTAAGCTTCAACGACCTCAAGGAAACCCTGGAGCTGACCGACGGCAACCTGGCCAGCCACGTGGCGGCGCTGGAGAAGGCGGGCTACGTGCAGGTCAGCAAGCAGTTTGTGGGCAAGAAGCCCAATACCACCTACACCGCCTCCGCCGATGGCAAAACGGCCTTTCAGGAGCATCTGGCGGCGCTGGAAAAACTGTTGCGGGGGTAA
- a CDS encoding class I SAM-dependent methyltransferase — translation MKLRLQLFEFEDLPWFPRVVRAGMMDYLRFMISTLRTYQPIVPLLRDALRATHQTQLLELCAGAGGGTEGVLRTLQSTGLPTAQVTLTDLYPQPAAWQLLAARTPGLSYAPAAVDATAVPPGLPGFRTVFSAFHHFPPPLAEALLADAVRQGAGVGVFEGAGKHWLEILLAWTVLPVAQLLITPFIRPFRLSRLLLTYGLPLIPLFTLWDGTVSILRMYPPAQLLALAHRADPQGRFRWTAGKVRHWWGPQVTYLIGVPAEN, via the coding sequence GTGAAATTACGCCTTCAGTTATTTGAGTTCGAAGACCTGCCCTGGTTTCCGCGGGTAGTGCGGGCCGGCATGATGGACTACCTGCGCTTCATGATTTCCACGCTGCGCACCTACCAGCCCATCGTGCCGCTGCTGCGCGACGCCCTGCGCGCCACCCACCAGACCCAGCTGCTGGAGCTATGCGCCGGGGCCGGCGGCGGCACCGAAGGCGTGCTGCGCACCCTGCAATCCACCGGCCTGCCCACGGCCCAGGTCACCCTCACCGACCTATACCCGCAGCCGGCGGCCTGGCAGCTGCTGGCGGCCCGCACCCCGGGCCTCTCCTACGCCCCCGCCGCCGTTGATGCCACCGCCGTGCCGCCCGGGCTGCCGGGGTTTCGCACCGTATTTTCGGCCTTCCACCATTTCCCGCCGCCGCTGGCCGAGGCGCTGCTGGCCGATGCCGTCCGGCAGGGCGCCGGCGTTGGCGTCTTCGAAGGCGCCGGCAAGCACTGGCTGGAAATTCTACTGGCCTGGACGGTATTGCCCGTGGCGCAGCTGCTGATTACGCCCTTCATCCGGCCGTTCCGGCTGAGCCGCCTGTTGCTCACCTATGGGCTGCCGCTTATCCCCCTGTTCACCCTCTGGGACGGCACCGTGTCCATCCTGCGCATGTACCCGCCCGCCCAGTTGCTGGCCCTGGCCCACCGCGCCGATCCGCAGGGCAGGTTCCGGTGGACGGCCGGCAAAGTGCGCCACTGGTGGGGCCCGCAGGTCACGTATCTGATTGGTGTACCGGCTGAGAATTAG
- a CDS encoding UbiA family prenyltransferase translates to MLITNYKKALPLLRIPFSVYLMPVFWFGLSALREPFSVWRAAGVFVVLHLLAYPASNGYNSYYDRDEGSIGGLKSPPKVSEELLHLVYAFDALAVLGGVLLSPWFGVLVVVYLLVSKAYSYEGIRLKKYPLLSTAVVVVFQGAYTFLMTQVGAGAGYAQLTEPTNLLLALVSSLFLCGSYPLTQVYQHQEDARRGDWTLSLRLGIRGTFVFAAGGLLAGAAVLAHALWVRQETRHLLVFLVATGPVVLLFGSWARAVWQNPAAADFEHTMRMNQVSSLCMSAAFILMLLW, encoded by the coding sequence TTGCTAATTACTAATTACAAAAAAGCGCTGCCGCTGCTCCGGATTCCGTTTTCGGTGTACCTGATGCCGGTGTTCTGGTTTGGGCTGAGCGCGTTGCGGGAGCCGTTCAGCGTGTGGCGAGCGGCGGGCGTGTTTGTGGTGCTGCACCTGCTGGCCTACCCTGCCTCCAACGGCTACAACTCCTATTACGACCGGGACGAAGGCAGCATCGGCGGCCTGAAGAGTCCACCCAAAGTATCGGAAGAGCTGCTGCACCTGGTGTACGCCTTCGATGCGCTGGCGGTGCTGGGCGGCGTGCTGCTCAGCCCGTGGTTTGGGGTGCTGGTGGTGGTATATCTGCTGGTTTCGAAGGCCTACAGCTACGAAGGCATCCGGCTGAAAAAGTACCCGCTGCTGAGCACGGCCGTGGTGGTGGTGTTCCAGGGGGCCTACACCTTTCTGATGACGCAGGTGGGCGCCGGCGCTGGCTATGCGCAGCTCACCGAGCCTACCAACCTGCTGCTGGCGCTGGTGAGCAGCCTGTTTCTATGCGGCTCCTACCCGCTCACGCAGGTGTACCAGCACCAGGAAGACGCCCGCCGCGGCGACTGGACGCTCAGCTTGCGGCTGGGCATCCGGGGCACGTTTGTGTTTGCGGCCGGTGGGCTGCTGGCCGGGGCGGCCGTCTTGGCCCACGCACTGTGGGTACGGCAGGAAACGCGCCACCTGTTGGTATTTCTGGTGGCCACCGGGCCGGTGGTGCTGCTGTTTGGCAGCTGGGCCCGGGCCGTGTGGCAAAACCCCGCCGCCGCCGACTTCGAGCACACCATGCGCATGAACCAAGTGTCGTCGCTGTGCATGAGTGCCGCCTTTATCCTGATGCTGCTCTGGTAG
- a CDS encoding DsbA family protein — translation MPPIQPTLELPELLYLFDPLCGWCYGMSPVIQRVRQEFAGRVEVSVLCGGMVMGEQVGPIRDDWDYISGALAQVERVTGVQFGEAFRAVGAEGSRVQDSAPPSWAISAFRHFNQPDTANFAHDVQVAYFRDGADLNEPKTYLPLATAYGLDGAEFLRQLALPETAQATQQEFAAVAKIGVQGFPTTILRVGNQGYVLARGYQPYETFADGLTQALEQAG, via the coding sequence ATGCCCCCCATTCAACCAACCCTTGAACTTCCCGAACTGCTCTACCTCTTCGACCCGCTGTGCGGCTGGTGCTACGGCATGAGCCCTGTGATTCAGCGGGTGCGGCAGGAGTTTGCGGGGCGTGTGGAGGTGTCGGTGCTGTGTGGCGGCATGGTGATGGGCGAGCAGGTAGGGCCCATCCGTGACGACTGGGACTACATCAGCGGGGCGCTGGCGCAGGTGGAGCGCGTGACGGGCGTGCAGTTCGGGGAGGCGTTTCGGGCCGTGGGCGCCGAGGGCAGCCGCGTGCAGGACTCGGCGCCTCCGAGTTGGGCCATCAGCGCCTTTCGCCATTTCAACCAGCCTGATACTGCCAACTTTGCCCATGATGTTCAGGTCGCCTACTTCCGCGACGGCGCTGACCTCAACGAGCCCAAAACCTACCTGCCCCTGGCCACTGCCTACGGCCTTGATGGCGCGGAGTTTCTGCGCCAGCTGGCTCTGCCCGAAACGGCGCAGGCCACCCAGCAGGAGTTTGCGGCCGTGGCCAAAATCGGGGTGCAGGGCTTCCCGACCACCATTCTGCGGGTCGGCAACCAAGGCTACGTGCTGGCCCGCGGCTACCAGCCCTACGAAACGTTTGCCGACGGCCTGACCCAGGCGCTGGAGCAGGCCGGATAA
- the rho gene encoding transcription termination factor Rho: MYTIEELKDRLLSELKEIAEELNVGNFKKLSKQDLIYKILDQQAILPADKLPVKVKPAAKARPAAPEAPATAAAVAETPAPAATAAARPAATRSRAAKAPAVAAASPEAAPVAPEPAAAAAETAETAAAAPAAEPVAERPVKAYQRPERRSRESAGRNGQVVDASQSDVAPVAVAPAVADVAFSEVAAVPVVAEAPAAVAVAEVAPDVAVAPAPRIFRPERADGVARPLRDQPREREQIRDGRELRNGSSDVARIADAPREFRNDVAGRPDRDQRDPGRALRDSSRADRLDRDVQRSERGDAARSDGAGRPDREQRREERYAAREQQRQQRQEGRQEGAATAPQQQRQRNDFDIVVPGEGTLEMMPDGGYGFLRSPFYNYLSSPDDIYVAPQQVKLFSLKAGDTVKCTIRPPREGEKYYALVDVETINGRAVEDARDRVPFSSLTPLFAEERLKLSTKSTQYSTRILDLFAPIGKGQRGLIVAQPKTGKTVLLQEIANAISENHPEVYLMILLIDERPEEVTDMARSVKAEVLSSTFDETADRHVKIASIALDKAKRLVECGHDVVILLDSITRLARAYNTVQPASGKILSGGVDANALHKPKRFFGAARNVENGGSLTIIATALIETGSKMDEVIFEEFKGTGNMELQLDRKLANKRIFPAIDVPASGTRREDLLMSREELSRIWVLRKFMADMTPAEAMEFLKDRMKGTKDNSEFLLAMNG; encoded by the coding sequence ATGTATACTATTGAAGAGTTGAAAGACCGTCTTCTTTCCGAGTTGAAAGAAATTGCGGAAGAGCTCAACGTTGGCAACTTTAAGAAGCTCAGCAAGCAGGATCTGATTTATAAGATTCTCGATCAGCAGGCCATCCTGCCCGCCGACAAGCTGCCCGTAAAAGTGAAACCGGCCGCCAAAGCCCGCCCCGCTGCCCCGGAAGCCCCTGCGACTGCTGCCGCCGTAGCCGAAACGCCAGCTCCGGCCGCCACCGCGGCCGCCCGGCCCGCTGCTACCCGCAGCCGCGCCGCCAAAGCGCCGGCCGTTGCCGCTGCCAGCCCCGAAGCCGCTCCCGTGGCTCCTGAGCCCGCCGCCGCTGCGGCCGAAACTGCCGAAACGGCAGCCGCCGCGCCTGCGGCAGAGCCAGTAGCCGAGCGCCCCGTGAAAGCCTACCAGCGCCCTGAGCGCCGCTCCCGCGAATCGGCGGGCCGCAATGGCCAGGTTGTGGATGCCAGCCAATCGGATGTGGCCCCGGTGGCGGTGGCCCCAGCTGTTGCTGACGTTGCCTTCAGTGAAGTGGCTGCTGTACCGGTTGTAGCAGAAGCGCCGGCCGCTGTGGCGGTGGCCGAGGTTGCTCCGGACGTAGCCGTTGCCCCGGCCCCGCGCATCTTCCGCCCCGAGCGGGCCGATGGCGTGGCGCGCCCCCTGCGCGACCAGCCCCGCGAACGGGAGCAGATCCGCGACGGCCGCGAGCTGCGCAACGGCAGCAGCGACGTAGCCCGCATTGCCGACGCCCCCCGCGAATTCCGCAACGACGTAGCCGGCCGCCCCGACCGCGACCAGCGCGACCCGGGCCGCGCCCTACGCGACTCCAGCCGCGCCGACCGCCTGGACCGTGACGTGCAGCGCTCGGAGCGGGGCGACGCCGCCCGCAGCGACGGTGCCGGCCGCCCCGACCGGGAGCAGCGCCGCGAAGAGCGGTACGCCGCCCGGGAGCAGCAGCGCCAGCAGCGGCAGGAAGGCCGTCAGGAAGGTGCAGCCACCGCGCCGCAACAGCAGCGCCAGCGCAACGATTTTGATATTGTGGTGCCCGGTGAAGGTACCTTGGAAATGATGCCCGACGGCGGCTACGGCTTCCTGCGCAGCCCATTCTACAACTACCTTTCCTCGCCCGACGACATTTACGTGGCGCCGCAGCAGGTGAAACTGTTCAGCCTGAAAGCCGGCGACACGGTGAAATGCACCATCCGGCCGCCGCGCGAAGGCGAGAAGTACTACGCGCTGGTCGACGTGGAAACCATCAACGGCCGGGCCGTGGAAGATGCCCGTGACCGGGTGCCGTTCAGCAGCCTCACGCCGCTGTTTGCCGAGGAGCGCCTCAAGCTCTCCACCAAATCCACGCAGTACAGCACCCGCATTCTGGACCTGTTTGCCCCCATTGGCAAAGGCCAGCGGGGCCTGATCGTGGCCCAGCCCAAAACCGGTAAAACGGTGCTGCTGCAGGAAATCGCCAACGCCATCAGCGAAAACCACCCCGAGGTGTACCTGATGATCCTGCTCATCGACGAGCGGCCGGAAGAAGTAACGGACATGGCGCGCTCGGTGAAAGCCGAGGTGCTCAGCTCCACCTTCGACGAAACGGCCGACCGCCACGTGAAAATCGCCAGCATTGCCCTCGACAAAGCCAAGCGCCTCGTGGAGTGCGGCCATGACGTGGTGATTCTGCTCGACTCAATTACGCGTCTGGCCCGGGCCTACAACACGGTGCAGCCGGCTTCCGGCAAGATCCTGTCGGGTGGTGTGGATGCCAACGCCCTGCACAAGCCCAAGCGCTTCTTCGGTGCGGCCCGCAACGTGGAAAACGGTGGCTCGCTCACCATCATTGCCACGGCCCTCATTGAAACCGGCTCGAAGATGGATGAAGTAATCTTTGAGGAATTCAAAGGCACCGGTAACATGGAGTTGCAGCTGGACCGCAAGCTGGCCAACAAGCGCATCTTCCCGGCCATCGATGTGCCGGCTTCCGGCACCCGCCGCGAAGACCTGCTCATGAGCCGCGAGGAGCTGAGCCGCATCTGGGTGCTGCGCAAGTTCATGGCCGACATGACGCCCGCCGAGGCCATGGAATTCCTGAAGGACCGCATGAAAGGCACCAAGGACAACAGCGAATTCCTGCTGGCCATGAACGGCTAG
- the serS gene encoding serine--tRNA ligase, with amino-acid sequence MLQVSVLREHTEAVLAGLAKKHYKTAEADVQAILTLDQRRKELQTTRDSAQAEANELARQIGGLMKAGDKAGAETLKARTAELKQHTKAADDELTQVEDALQQTLYKLPNLPHSSVPEGRAAQDNEVVREGGQKPELPADALPHWDLIKKYDIIDFELGNKIAGAGFPVYKRQGARLQRALINFFLDEARDAGYDEVQPPILVNEASGYGTGQLPDKEGQMYHDAKDNLYLIPTSEVPITNLYRDEIVPVEQLPIRNTGYTPCFRREAGSWGADVRGLNRLHQFDKVEIVQITQPENSYAALDGMVAHIEGLLQKLELPYRILRLCGGDMGFTSALTYDLEVWSAAQGRWLEVSSASNFETYQANRLRLRYRGEGNKTQLLHTLNGSALALPRIVAALLENNQTEDGILLPKVLHSYCGFEKIG; translated from the coding sequence ATGCTACAAGTTTCCGTCCTGAGAGAGCACACCGAGGCCGTACTGGCCGGGCTGGCTAAAAAGCACTACAAAACGGCCGAAGCCGACGTGCAGGCTATTCTGACGCTGGACCAGCGCCGCAAGGAGCTTCAGACCACCCGCGACTCGGCGCAGGCCGAGGCCAACGAGCTGGCCCGCCAGATCGGGGGGCTGATGAAAGCCGGCGATAAAGCCGGGGCCGAAACCCTGAAGGCGCGCACGGCTGAGCTGAAACAGCATACCAAAGCCGCCGACGACGAGCTGACGCAGGTGGAAGACGCCCTCCAGCAGACGCTCTATAAACTCCCCAACCTGCCCCACAGCAGCGTGCCCGAAGGCCGCGCCGCCCAGGACAACGAGGTGGTGCGCGAAGGCGGCCAGAAGCCCGAGCTGCCCGCCGATGCCCTCCCCCACTGGGATTTGATCAAGAAGTACGACATCATCGACTTCGAGCTGGGCAACAAGATTGCCGGCGCGGGCTTCCCGGTGTACAAGCGCCAGGGCGCCCGTTTGCAGCGGGCCCTCATCAACTTTTTCCTGGATGAAGCCCGCGACGCCGGCTACGACGAGGTGCAGCCCCCGATTCTGGTGAACGAGGCCAGCGGCTACGGCACCGGCCAGCTCCCCGACAAGGAGGGCCAGATGTACCACGATGCCAAGGACAACCTCTACCTGATTCCGACCTCGGAGGTGCCGATTACCAACCTCTACCGCGACGAGATTGTGCCGGTGGAGCAGCTACCCATCCGCAACACCGGCTACACGCCCTGCTTCCGCCGCGAGGCCGGCAGCTGGGGCGCCGACGTGCGCGGCCTCAACCGCCTGCACCAGTTCGACAAGGTGGAAATTGTGCAGATCACGCAGCCCGAGAACAGCTACGCCGCCCTCGACGGCATGGTAGCCCACATCGAAGGGCTGCTGCAGAAGCTGGAGCTGCCCTACCGCATCCTGCGCCTCTGCGGCGGCGACATGGGTTTCACCTCGGCCCTCACCTACGACCTGGAGGTGTGGAGCGCCGCGCAGGGCCGCTGGCTGGAGGTCAGCTCGGCCTCGAACTTTGAAACCTACCAAGCCAACCGCCTCAGGCTGCGCTACCGCGGCGAAGGCAACAAAACCCAGCTGTTGCACACGCTCAATGGCTCGGCGCTGGCGCTGCCCCGCATCGTGGCCGCCCTGCTCGAAAACAACCAGACCGAAGACGGCATCCTGTTGCCCAAGGTGCTGCACAGCTACTGCGGCTTCGAGAAAATCGGGTAA
- a CDS encoding OsmC family protein, translating into MSDTPDKSVLVTVGPEALLADVQAGRHTYFVDEPVAVGGQDRGPTPYDLLLSALGACTAITLRLYATQKKWPLEGIEVRLRHQRVHADDCEKCEQPGEMLEQVEKELRLLGPLSDEQRQRLHVISQKCPVQKSLMRGLHIVTVLAEPTA; encoded by the coding sequence ATGTCTGATACGCCCGATAAATCCGTGCTGGTAACCGTGGGGCCCGAGGCCCTGCTGGCCGATGTGCAGGCCGGCCGCCATACCTACTTCGTAGACGAGCCTGTGGCAGTCGGCGGCCAAGACCGCGGCCCCACGCCCTACGACCTGCTGCTGTCAGCGCTGGGTGCCTGCACGGCCATCACGCTGCGCCTCTACGCCACCCAGAAAAAGTGGCCACTCGAAGGCATCGAGGTGCGCCTGCGCCACCAGCGCGTGCACGCCGACGACTGCGAAAAGTGCGAGCAGCCCGGCGAAATGCTGGAACAGGTAGAAAAGGAGCTACGCCTGCTGGGCCCGCTCTCCGATGAGCAGCGCCAGCGCCTGCACGTCATCTCGCAGAAATGCCCAGTGCAGAAAAGCCTCATGCGCGGCCTGCATATCGTGACGGTGCTGGCCGAGCCTACGGCATAG
- a CDS encoding glycosyltransferase family 9 protein: protein MKILILRFSSIGDIVLTTPVIRAVKQQVPGAVVHFCTKPGYRGLVESNPYVDKVHCLTGSLTELVAELKAERFDFVVDLHHNLRTTLLKARLGVRSASFDKLNWRKWLLVNLKLHTMPRVHIVDRYLAAAASLGVKNDGRGLDYFIPEADEVDIAQALPPVFGRGYVAFAIGAQHATKRLPVERIIELCGLLRRPVVLLGGPEDETTGHVVELAFDAGAAVSPAPTPLIPDSPYYFPRQPAYTNPQSTVIYNACGKFSLNQSASLVRQASLVVSHDTGLMHIAAAFRKEIFSVWGNTVPEFGMYPYRTEFRVLEVPNLSCRPCSKIGYEKCPQGHFRCMRDIQFNLELPPAQDGR, encoded by the coding sequence ATGAAAATCCTGATTCTGCGCTTTTCTTCCATCGGCGACATTGTGCTGACCACGCCCGTTATCCGGGCGGTGAAGCAGCAGGTGCCGGGGGCCGTGGTGCACTTCTGCACCAAGCCCGGCTACCGCGGCCTCGTGGAAAGCAACCCTTATGTGGACAAGGTGCACTGCCTCACCGGCTCGCTCACGGAGCTGGTGGCGGAGCTGAAGGCCGAGCGGTTTGATTTCGTAGTAGACCTGCACCACAACCTGCGCACCACGCTGCTCAAGGCCCGGCTGGGCGTGCGCTCGGCCAGCTTCGATAAGCTGAACTGGCGCAAGTGGCTGCTCGTGAACCTGAAGCTGCACACCATGCCGCGCGTGCACATCGTGGACCGCTACCTGGCCGCCGCGGCCTCGCTCGGCGTGAAGAACGACGGCCGGGGGCTGGACTACTTCATCCCGGAAGCCGACGAAGTGGACATTGCCCAGGCGCTGCCGCCGGTGTTCGGGCGCGGCTACGTGGCGTTTGCCATCGGGGCGCAGCACGCCACCAAGCGGCTGCCCGTGGAGCGCATCATCGAACTGTGCGGCCTGCTGCGCCGCCCGGTAGTGCTACTGGGCGGCCCCGAAGACGAAACCACTGGCCACGTCGTGGAGCTGGCCTTCGACGCAGGCGCTGCTGTTTCGCCCGCGCCCACGCCGCTCATCCCCGACAGCCCGTACTACTTCCCCAGGCAGCCAGCCTACACCAATCCCCAGTCCACCGTTATCTACAACGCCTGCGGCAAGTTCAGCCTCAACCAGTCGGCCTCGCTGGTGCGGCAGGCCAGCCTGGTGGTCAGCCACGACACTGGCCTGATGCACATTGCAGCGGCTTTCCGGAAGGAGATTTTCAGCGTGTGGGGCAACACCGTGCCCGAGTTCGGCATGTATCCTTACCGCACCGAGTTCCGGGTGCTGGAAGTGCCCAATCTGAGCTGCCGGCCCTGCTCGAAAATCGGCTACGAAAAGTGCCCCCAGGGCCACTTCCGCTGCATGCGCGACATCCAGTTCAACCTGGAACTGCCTCCAGCTCAGGACGGGCGCTAA